The Streptomyces sp. NBC_01268 genome window below encodes:
- a CDS encoding DUF3307 domain-containing protein, translating into MFATVFLLLYVGHLLADYPFQTDHQAAHKADPGRVGWRANLNHASTHASICGLALLTGMVFLDLHISTWSAYAALAWIGGTHAFIDRRWPVRWWMHRFGQSDWAANGGAAHVDQTAHITALAFAALALAA; encoded by the coding sequence GTGTTCGCGACCGTGTTCCTGCTGCTCTACGTCGGTCACCTGCTGGCCGACTACCCCTTCCAGACCGATCACCAGGCCGCCCACAAGGCCGACCCCGGTCGGGTGGGGTGGCGGGCGAACCTCAACCACGCCAGCACCCACGCCAGCATCTGCGGCCTCGCCCTGCTGACCGGGATGGTCTTCCTCGACCTGCACATCAGCACCTGGTCCGCCTACGCCGCCCTGGCGTGGATCGGCGGGACGCACGCGTTCATCGACCGCCGCTGGCCGGTCCGCTGGTGGATGCACCGCTTCGGGCAGTCCGACTGGGCCGCCAACGGCGGTGCCGCGCACGTCGACCAGACCGCCCACATCACCGCACTGGCCTTCGCGGCCCTCGCCCTCGCTGCCTGA
- a CDS encoding RRQRL motif-containing zinc-binding protein, whose translation MSVLPVYPWRLAPEGLATVRQLRAAGLRPGGQDVVAQLERPRRRRGPLVAYLYRVDLALPVRPMTPAKWAALGRANAARRVCPECGRDAGYRIPGSLGMCVPCAYPETATAA comes from the coding sequence GTGAGCGTGCTCCCGGTCTACCCGTGGCGCCTCGCCCCGGAGGGTCTGGCCACGGTCCGGCAGCTCCGCGCCGCCGGCCTTCGGCCCGGCGGTCAGGACGTCGTCGCCCAGCTCGAACGCCCCCGCCGCCGACGCGGCCCGCTGGTCGCCTACCTCTACCGGGTCGATCTGGCCCTGCCGGTCCGCCCGATGACCCCGGCGAAGTGGGCGGCCCTGGGCCGCGCGAACGCGGCCCGGCGGGTGTGCCCGGAGTGCGGGCGGGACGCGGGATACCGCATCCCTGGCTCGCTCGGCATGTGCGTGCCCTGCGCCTACCCCGAAACCGCCACTGCTGCGTGA
- a CDS encoding DUF2637 domain-containing protein has product MNDVQIRSAERALSFGTWLIVCGAMLYSVLTVTPLMRAHTLDEWKWTAPILPIVVDAAVVIVVRLDSVLARLGHHGGRWSVVLRWMTGTMTLALNVADSALNKDLVGVAVHSVAPLLLIVTAETSLAYRRAITAALDGLNARKRAEQAEARREAEEREERAERRAREEREHQAALAREQREHEAALAREQAEREERRAREEREQRAAAEREQRAERERSEREREQREQAERERVRQQRERERQAAQQRDKERREREEATRREQREQAERAERERAALLAAGPANEKQSEERARQTVTAAFGAGVSVRQAAELCGWSVGWVSTRYQELRDAQSTTVLEGATA; this is encoded by the coding sequence GTGAACGATGTTCAGATCCGTTCAGCGGAGCGGGCCCTGTCGTTCGGCACGTGGTTGATCGTGTGCGGGGCGATGCTCTACTCGGTCCTGACGGTGACGCCGCTGATGCGGGCGCACACGCTCGACGAGTGGAAGTGGACGGCGCCGATCCTGCCGATCGTGGTGGACGCGGCGGTCGTGATCGTGGTCCGGCTGGACTCGGTCCTGGCCCGTCTCGGTCACCACGGCGGTCGGTGGTCGGTGGTGCTGCGGTGGATGACCGGCACCATGACCCTGGCCCTGAACGTCGCGGACTCCGCGCTGAACAAGGACCTGGTCGGCGTCGCCGTGCACTCGGTCGCCCCGCTGCTGCTCATCGTCACAGCGGAGACCAGCCTCGCCTACCGCCGGGCTATCACCGCCGCCCTGGACGGCCTGAACGCCCGTAAACGGGCCGAGCAGGCCGAGGCGCGGCGGGAGGCCGAGGAGCGCGAGGAACGGGCGGAGCGCCGGGCCCGCGAGGAGCGCGAGCATCAGGCGGCTCTCGCCCGTGAACAGCGCGAGCACGAAGCCGCGTTGGCCCGTGAACAGGCTGAACGAGAAGAGCGCCGGGCCCGTGAAGAGCGCGAGCAGCGGGCAGCTGCAGAGCGCGAGCAGCGGGCCGAGCGTGAACGCTCCGAGCGCGAGCGTGAACAGCGTGAACAGGCCGAGCGCGAGCGTGTACGCCAGCAGCGGGAGCGTGAACGGCAGGCCGCGCAGCAGCGCGACAAGGAGCGCCGGGAGCGCGAGGAAGCGACGCGGCGTGAACAGCGTGAGCAGGCCGAGCGCGCCGAGCGTGAACGCGCCGCCCTCCTCGCCGCCGGCCCCGCGAACGAGAAGCAGTCGGAGGAGCGGGCCCGCCAGACCGTGACCGCCGCGTTCGGTGCGGGGGTGTCGGTGCGGCAGGCCGCAGAGCTGTGCGGCTGGTCCGTCGGCTGGGTCTCCACCCGCTACCAGGAACTCCGCGACGCCCAGTCCACCACCGTCCTTGAGGGAGCCACCGCGTGA
- a CDS encoding DUF6284 family protein: protein MKSIAALQGLVTRLPHDLEPSDAELDAIELEMPEILADLAGLDLYIKTLDRPVNDLDGRRVRRARNRGLAERRNLTNRVATVLGGAA from the coding sequence ATGAAGTCCATCGCTGCACTTCAGGGCCTCGTTACGAGGCTGCCGCACGATCTTGAGCCGTCGGACGCTGAGCTGGACGCGATCGAGCTGGAGATGCCGGAGATTCTGGCGGACCTGGCGGGGCTCGACCTGTACATCAAGACCCTGGACCGTCCGGTCAACGACCTGGACGGCCGGCGGGTGCGCCGGGCCCGTAACCGGGGCCTGGCCGAGCGTCGGAACCTGACCAACCGCGTCGCCACGGTGCTGGGCGGTGCCGCGTGA
- a CDS encoding sigma-70 family RNA polymerase sigma factor: MIEEVRRVSAMQDHSLRVKAAVDLMTELQAAVVETSRMRKESIAWLRKNGHSMADVAKLMGVSRARVAQLRDAGPPAERGFLGSQLVQVVVPLRPGEREYVAVEDSSTGQKLLTLAQSLQLDGDLGYIPVTGELDLNRDDLLVVCGPKTSPEAAAALAQDPRLLFETLPDGRWALTERESGKVYTSPSDDPQEPRPADVAYLGRLPRPDGQGTFILIAGVHAVGSLGVAQFLTENLASLYGEVGIEPFSMVVACDYNPSDKSVTATRSMSGVLRHEAA, from the coding sequence TTGATCGAGGAAGTACGGCGGGTCTCGGCGATGCAGGATCACTCCCTGCGCGTCAAAGCCGCTGTTGACCTGATGACAGAGCTGCAAGCCGCAGTCGTCGAGACATCACGGATGCGGAAAGAGAGCATCGCGTGGCTTCGCAAGAACGGGCACTCGATGGCCGACGTGGCGAAGTTGATGGGGGTGAGTCGTGCGCGTGTCGCTCAGCTTCGTGATGCTGGGCCGCCCGCGGAGAGGGGGTTCCTTGGTTCACAGCTAGTACAGGTCGTTGTGCCTCTCCGGCCCGGTGAGCGGGAGTACGTGGCTGTGGAAGACAGCTCGACCGGGCAGAAGCTGTTGACGCTGGCACAGAGCCTTCAGCTCGATGGAGACCTCGGGTACATCCCGGTGACGGGAGAGCTCGACCTCAACCGTGACGACCTGCTGGTGGTGTGCGGGCCGAAGACGTCTCCAGAGGCTGCGGCGGCACTCGCTCAAGACCCCCGACTCCTGTTCGAGACGCTGCCTGACGGGCGATGGGCTCTCACGGAGAGGGAAAGCGGCAAGGTCTACACATCGCCGAGTGACGATCCGCAGGAGCCGAGGCCGGCAGATGTGGCGTACCTCGGGAGGCTTCCTCGCCCGGATGGGCAGGGAACGTTCATCTTGATCGCCGGGGTCCATGCGGTCGGGTCGCTGGGCGTGGCCCAGTTCCTCACCGAGAACCTTGCGTCCCTTTACGGGGAGGTGGGCATCGAACCGTTCTCGATGGTCGTGGCCTGCGACTACAACCCCAGTGACAAGTCGGTGACGGCGACTCGATCGATGAGCGGTGTGCTGCGTCACGAGGCCGCTTGA
- a CDS encoding protein phosphatase 2C domain-containing protein yields MDVSAHSSACPGRANEDFAIWSDRVALVVDGAGMPDALQAPCIHGVSWFAKTLGAELLAEASGSASLRDALAGAIELTADAHRSTCAIDDPLSPSATLAVLRWSSDAVDWLVLGDCTLVVEREGAVEAVSDTRLASVAASERAAMKGAAPGSPERQRLHASLVRAERARRNRPGGYWVAASEPAAAEAALCGSYPSQDLVQAALLTDGAARLVTTFALASWPGCLRILGERGPQALLRSVRAAELSDGDMTRWPRSKPHDDATALYIRS; encoded by the coding sequence ATGGACGTGTCGGCGCACAGTAGTGCGTGCCCGGGGCGGGCTAACGAGGACTTCGCAATCTGGAGCGACCGCGTCGCCCTTGTTGTGGATGGCGCTGGCATGCCCGATGCACTGCAGGCACCGTGCATCCATGGGGTCTCCTGGTTCGCCAAGACACTGGGAGCGGAGTTGCTCGCCGAGGCAAGCGGGTCCGCCTCTCTTCGAGACGCCCTCGCCGGCGCCATCGAGCTGACAGCCGACGCGCACCGCAGCACGTGCGCGATCGATGATCCTCTGTCCCCATCGGCGACGCTCGCTGTCCTCCGGTGGAGTAGCGATGCCGTCGATTGGCTGGTCCTGGGGGACTGCACTCTCGTGGTCGAGCGCGAGGGTGCAGTGGAAGCGGTTTCGGATACGCGTCTCGCGTCGGTGGCTGCCAGTGAGCGAGCGGCGATGAAAGGGGCAGCCCCCGGGTCCCCCGAGCGTCAGCGCTTGCACGCCAGTCTTGTGCGGGCTGAACGTGCCCGCCGGAATCGGCCGGGTGGTTACTGGGTGGCTGCTTCAGAGCCAGCGGCGGCTGAAGCGGCGTTGTGCGGCTCGTACCCCTCACAGGATCTGGTTCAGGCGGCGCTCCTAACCGACGGAGCGGCTCGCTTGGTCACCACGTTCGCTTTGGCCAGCTGGCCGGGGTGCCTGAGAATTCTCGGGGAGCGGGGGCCTCAGGCTTTACTCCGCAGCGTTCGCGCTGCGGAGCTGTCCGATGGAGATATGACTCGGTGGCCCCGCAGTAAGCCGCACGACGACGCCACCGCGCTCTACATCCGTTCATAG
- a CDS encoding helix-turn-helix domain-containing protein produces MVMYSSRRTEVQVGDASRLFEGRRLKLARQLVGLRKNALAVRIDKSPTAVAAYENNTKRPAPATVAQLCLTLGVDPGFFLPGPNQSTTSDSVPHFRSLRSTTQLARDQAFAYGVISGEVGAALERHVEFPEPDVPRLSVDVEDESSTLPEEAARLLRKHWDITAGPVGHLVRIAENHGVVVVFSPAQTAAVDAYSFDDGYRPTVFLNPAKEDYYRQRFDVAHELGHLVMHVDAEPGSKVVENQAHRFAAELLLPEDELRDLLPSKADWRVLARLKETYGVSLQALLYRSRALGVMSDVTYRNAVTYLSSKGWRRREPGEMPTVEQPSLYPKAVEILSSVGMDELSLARESRVTPGIFRTVTARAPVRDDLFLESQEMESPDGVIPLFRRNNDEPGT; encoded by the coding sequence ATGGTCATGTATTCCTCACGCCGCACGGAGGTACAGGTTGGTGACGCCTCTCGCCTTTTCGAAGGGCGCCGCTTGAAGCTCGCGCGACAACTAGTCGGCTTGCGGAAGAATGCCCTCGCAGTGAGGATCGATAAAAGCCCCACCGCCGTTGCAGCTTACGAAAACAACACAAAACGCCCAGCTCCGGCTACGGTCGCGCAGCTATGTCTGACGCTTGGGGTGGATCCCGGATTCTTTCTCCCTGGCCCCAATCAGTCGACTACCAGCGACTCCGTGCCTCATTTCCGTTCATTGCGTTCGACGACACAGCTGGCCCGCGATCAAGCCTTTGCTTATGGCGTCATTTCTGGGGAGGTAGGCGCAGCCCTCGAAAGGCACGTCGAGTTTCCAGAACCCGACGTCCCGCGCCTAAGCGTCGACGTGGAGGACGAGTCGAGCACCCTTCCGGAGGAGGCAGCCCGCCTCCTCCGGAAGCACTGGGACATTACTGCGGGGCCTGTCGGCCATCTGGTGCGAATTGCAGAGAATCACGGCGTTGTGGTGGTCTTCAGCCCTGCGCAGACCGCCGCAGTGGACGCCTACTCCTTCGACGATGGCTACAGGCCGACGGTATTTCTCAACCCAGCCAAGGAGGATTACTACCGTCAGCGTTTCGACGTCGCCCACGAACTCGGTCACCTCGTAATGCACGTGGATGCCGAACCGGGGAGTAAAGTAGTCGAAAATCAGGCTCACCGTTTCGCGGCCGAACTGCTACTCCCAGAAGACGAACTGCGCGACCTCCTGCCGAGCAAGGCAGACTGGAGAGTCCTCGCAAGGCTGAAGGAGACTTACGGCGTTAGCCTACAGGCATTGCTGTACCGATCTAGGGCCCTAGGCGTCATGAGTGACGTCACGTATCGCAATGCAGTCACCTACTTGTCCTCGAAGGGCTGGCGCCGCCGAGAACCTGGCGAGATGCCCACTGTAGAACAGCCTTCCCTTTACCCAAAGGCCGTGGAAATCCTTTCGAGCGTTGGAATGGATGAATTGTCACTGGCTAGGGAATCCCGAGTGACTCCAGGGATTTTTCGAACAGTGACAGCCAGGGCCCCCGTACGCGATGACCTGTTCCTTGAGAGTCAAGAAATGGAGAGCCCAGACGGAGTGATTCCTCTATTTCGGAGAAATAACGATGAGCCCGGGACTTAG
- a CDS encoding acyl-CoA dehydrogenase family protein, producing MHLAPTERQLRLRAELRAYFRDVMPDGPPPPTDSAAQRRLLLRIGGDGMLGLGWPEEYGGQGRGPDEQFVFFDEAYRAGAPVSMVTLNTVGPTLMKYGTDEQKAYFLPRILSGEIVFAIGYSEPEAGTDLASLRTRAVRDADSWLIDGQKVFTSNAQNADWIWLACRTDADPGTPRHRGISIVLVPTDAPGFSWTPIETVGGLTTTATYYDSLRVPAGNLVGPEHGGWGLITNQLNHERVALAAIGMQAEDFFAAALRHARTPDPVTGARRIDEPWVRIRAAEAHARLAATRLLNWRLVGEVGAGRLAPGDASGVKFAGTESAVEVYRMCQEIAGGAALVRAGSPGAFEDGELERMNRAAQINTFGGGVSEVQREIVATMRLGMKGRGRR from the coding sequence GTGCACCTCGCCCCGACCGAACGGCAACTGCGGCTGCGCGCCGAACTCCGCGCGTACTTCCGCGACGTGATGCCCGACGGGCCCCCGCCCCCCACCGACTCCGCCGCCCAGCGCCGGCTGCTGCTCCGCATCGGCGGCGACGGCATGCTGGGGCTCGGCTGGCCCGAGGAGTACGGCGGCCAGGGCCGCGGCCCCGACGAGCAGTTCGTCTTCTTCGACGAGGCCTACCGGGCCGGCGCCCCCGTCTCCATGGTCACCCTCAACACCGTCGGCCCGACCCTCATGAAGTACGGCACCGACGAGCAGAAGGCGTACTTCCTCCCCCGCATCCTCAGCGGCGAGATCGTCTTCGCCATCGGCTACAGCGAGCCCGAGGCCGGCACCGACCTGGCCTCGCTGCGCACCAGGGCCGTACGGGACGCCGACTCCTGGCTGATCGACGGGCAGAAGGTCTTCACCTCGAACGCCCAGAACGCCGACTGGATCTGGCTCGCCTGCCGCACCGACGCCGACCCCGGCACCCCCCGCCACCGGGGCATCTCGATCGTCCTCGTCCCCACCGACGCACCCGGGTTCTCGTGGACCCCGATCGAGACCGTCGGCGGGCTGACCACCACGGCCACCTACTACGACTCCCTCCGCGTCCCGGCCGGCAACCTCGTCGGGCCCGAGCACGGCGGCTGGGGGCTCATCACCAACCAGCTCAACCACGAGCGGGTCGCGCTCGCCGCGATCGGCATGCAGGCCGAGGACTTCTTCGCCGCCGCCCTCCGGCACGCCCGCACCCCCGATCCGGTCACGGGCGCGCGCCGGATCGACGAGCCGTGGGTCCGCATCCGCGCCGCCGAGGCCCACGCCCGGCTGGCGGCCACCCGTCTGCTCAACTGGCGCCTGGTCGGGGAGGTCGGGGCGGGCCGGCTGGCCCCCGGCGACGCGAGCGGGGTGAAGTTCGCGGGCACCGAGTCGGCCGTCGAGGTCTACCGGATGTGCCAGGAGATCGCGGGCGGCGCCGCACTGGTCCGGGCCGGATCGCCGGGCGCGTTCGAGGACGGCGAGCTGGAGCGGATGAACCGGGCGGCCCAGATCAACACCTTCGGGGGAGGCGTGAGCGAGGTGCAGCGCGAGATCGTCGCGACGATGCGGCTCGGCATGAAGGGGAGGGGGCGGCGATGA
- a CDS encoding bifunctional MaoC family dehydratase N-terminal/OB-fold nucleic acid binding domain-containing protein, producing MSQDPRDPHDPHTPHDPHTPRDPHTPHSDLFYERLKAYEGRAAAVGGTGKDPVNEPMIRHWCEAMGDTDPAYQGPDAVAPPTMLQAWTMGGLSGHTDRSGAYDELSALLDAAGYTSVVATDCEQEYLKPLRPGDAITFDAVIESVSPRKTTKLGTGHFVTTRMDVRAGGELAGTHRFRILKYTPAARPERREETAPQAAGRPRRPRPVVNRDNAGFWEGVAEHRLLVQRCADCATLRFPWLPGCNACGSRQWDTVEASGEGTVYSYVVMHHPPFPAFDPPYAVGLVELAEGVRMISNVVGVPYDKVRIGMPVRLEFLKVDEELELPVFRAGGED from the coding sequence ATGAGCCAGGACCCACGTGATCCGCACGACCCGCACACCCCTCACGACCCGCACACCCCGCGCGACCCGCACACCCCTCACAGTGACCTGTTCTACGAGCGGTTGAAGGCGTACGAGGGGCGGGCCGCCGCCGTCGGCGGCACCGGCAAGGACCCCGTCAACGAGCCCATGATCCGGCACTGGTGCGAGGCCATGGGCGACACCGACCCCGCCTACCAAGGCCCCGACGCCGTCGCCCCGCCCACCATGCTCCAGGCGTGGACCATGGGCGGCCTCTCCGGCCACACCGACCGCTCCGGGGCGTACGACGAACTCTCCGCCCTCCTCGACGCCGCCGGGTACACCTCCGTCGTCGCCACCGACTGCGAGCAGGAGTACCTGAAGCCGCTGCGGCCCGGGGACGCGATCACCTTCGACGCCGTCATCGAGTCCGTCTCGCCGCGCAAGACCACCAAGCTGGGCACCGGCCACTTCGTCACGACCCGGATGGACGTACGGGCCGGCGGCGAGCTCGCCGGCACCCACCGCTTCCGCATCCTCAAGTACACGCCCGCGGCCCGCCCCGAGCGGCGGGAGGAGACCGCGCCCCAGGCGGCCGGCCGTCCCCGGCGCCCCCGCCCCGTCGTCAACCGCGACAACGCCGGCTTCTGGGAGGGCGTGGCCGAGCACCGGCTGCTCGTCCAGCGCTGCGCCGACTGCGCGACCCTCCGCTTCCCCTGGCTGCCCGGCTGCAACGCCTGCGGCTCCCGGCAGTGGGACACCGTCGAGGCGAGCGGCGAGGGCACCGTCTACTCGTACGTGGTGATGCACCACCCGCCCTTCCCGGCCTTCGACCCCCCGTACGCGGTCGGGCTCGTCGAACTGGCCGAGGGCGTACGGATGATCAGCAACGTCGTCGGGGTGCCCTACGACAAGGTGCGGATCGGGATGCCGGTCCGACTGGAGTTCCTGAAGGTGGACGAGGAGCTCGAACTCCCCGTCTTCCGCGCGGGAGGCGAGGACTGA
- a CDS encoding acyl-CoA dehydrogenase family protein, which yields MDFTPTEEQQAARELAARIFGDLATHERLTAAGTDTDAELWKALCAAGLPESVEETGLLGLVLLAEEQGRTTAQVPFTVSCVYGLLAVARHGTEDQRARLLPGLRDGTTVVTGAFPAVAGTGAVRVDAEGRLTGALDRVPWLRDATHVLVPAEDRTLWLVRTADAARPVEPVDLTAPWSAGRLTLDGVRGERLGERLGERLGERLGERAGSLDGRPSDGSHGSPSGRPADGSHVSPSGRPAGGSSHGTPYADVLAAARIAFAGLQAGVCAGSLARAVAYTSEREQFGRPLSSHQAVQLRAADAHMDTESIRVTAYEAAWRHDEGLPVGEHALTAAWWAAEAGRRVVHAGQHLHGGLGADLDHPVHRHFLWGRQLDAYLGCGTELLAELGDLLAKGAAA from the coding sequence ATGGACTTCACGCCCACGGAGGAGCAGCAGGCCGCGAGGGAACTGGCCGCGCGGATCTTCGGCGACCTCGCCACGCACGAACGCCTCACGGCCGCCGGCACCGACACCGACGCCGAACTCTGGAAGGCCCTGTGCGCCGCCGGTCTCCCCGAGTCGGTCGAGGAGACCGGACTGCTCGGACTCGTCCTCCTCGCCGAGGAACAGGGCCGCACCACCGCGCAGGTCCCCTTCACGGTGAGCTGCGTGTACGGGCTGCTCGCCGTCGCCCGGCACGGCACGGAGGACCAGCGGGCCCGGCTGCTGCCCGGCCTCCGGGACGGCACGACCGTGGTGACCGGCGCCTTCCCGGCGGTCGCCGGAACCGGCGCCGTACGGGTCGACGCCGAGGGCCGGCTCACCGGCGCCCTGGACCGGGTGCCCTGGCTGCGGGACGCCACCCACGTCCTCGTCCCGGCCGAGGACCGGACGCTGTGGCTGGTGCGCACGGCGGACGCCGCCCGCCCGGTCGAGCCCGTCGACCTCACCGCGCCCTGGTCCGCCGGCCGCCTGACCCTCGACGGGGTCCGCGGGGAGCGGCTCGGCGAGCGGCTCGGCGAGCGGCTGGGGGAGCGGCTCGGAGAGCGGGCGGGCAGCCTCGACGGGCGTCCTTCCGACGGCTCCCACGGCAGCCCCTCCGGCCGTCCGGCCGACGGCTCCCACGTCAGCCCCTCCGGCCGTCCGGCCGGCGGCTCCTCCCACGGCACCCCCTACGCCGACGTCCTCGCCGCCGCCAGGATCGCCTTCGCCGGGCTCCAGGCCGGGGTCTGCGCCGGGTCGCTGGCCCGGGCCGTCGCGTACACCTCGGAGCGCGAGCAGTTCGGGCGCCCGCTCTCCTCCCACCAGGCGGTGCAGCTGCGGGCCGCCGACGCGCACATGGACACCGAGTCCATCCGGGTCACCGCCTACGAGGCCGCCTGGCGCCACGACGAGGGCCTGCCCGTGGGCGAGCACGCGCTGACGGCGGCCTGGTGGGCCGCCGAGGCGGGCAGGCGGGTCGTGCACGCCGGCCAGCACCTGCACGGCGGGCTCGGCGCCGACCTCGACCACCCCGTGCACCGGCACTTCCTCTGGGGGCGGCAGCTCGACGCGTACCTGGGCTGCGGCACCGAACTCCTCGCCGAACTGGGCGACCTGCTCGCGAAGGGAGCGGCCGCGTGA
- a CDS encoding MaoC family dehydratase: MQAGDELAPLVVPITRTLIVAGAVASRDYQDVHHDAELARAKGSPDIFMNILTTNGLVGRYVTDRFGPGAVLRKVAIRLGAPNYPGDTMTLTGTVTEVDGDTALVRVVGANGLGHHVTGTVTVRLPGEERDR; the protein is encoded by the coding sequence GTGCAGGCCGGGGACGAGCTCGCCCCGCTCGTCGTCCCGATCACCCGCACCCTGATCGTCGCCGGGGCCGTCGCCTCCCGCGACTACCAGGACGTGCACCACGACGCCGAACTCGCCCGGGCCAAGGGCTCCCCGGACATCTTCATGAACATCCTCACCACCAACGGCCTGGTGGGCCGGTACGTCACCGACCGGTTCGGCCCCGGGGCCGTGCTCCGCAAGGTCGCCATCCGGCTCGGCGCGCCCAACTACCCGGGAGACACGATGACGCTCACCGGCACGGTCACGGAGGTCGACGGCGACACCGCCCTGGTGCGGGTCGTCGGCGCCAACGGCCTCGGCCACCACGTCACCGGGACGGTGACGGTGCGGCTGCCCGGAGAGGAGCGGGACCGATGA
- a CDS encoding lipid-transfer protein, giving the protein MSVRGRDSLGGRAAIAGIGATEFSKDSGRSELTLAVEAVHAALDDAGLTPADVDGMVTFTMDTSPEITVAQAAGIGELSFFSRVHYGGGAACATVQQAALAVATGVAEVVVCYRAFNERSGRRFGSGVQQREPSAEGAALGWQLPFGLLTPASWVAMIAQRYLHTYGLTPEAFGHVAVTDRRHAARNPAAYFHGKPITLEEHAASRWIAEPLRLLDCCQETDGGQALVVTSVERARDLRRPPAVIVAAAQGAGRNQEAMTSFYRDDLTGLPEMGVVARQLWRTSGLAPDDIDVGILYDHFTPFVLMQLEEFGFCGPGEAADFVAADALPLNTHGGQLGEAYLHGMNGIAEAVRQMRGTSVNQVPGAARTLVTAGTGVPTSGLILGTDG; this is encoded by the coding sequence ATGAGCGTCCGCGGCCGGGACTCGCTCGGCGGCCGGGCCGCCATCGCCGGGATCGGGGCCACCGAGTTCTCCAAGGACTCGGGGCGAAGCGAGCTCACCCTCGCCGTCGAGGCCGTGCACGCGGCGCTCGACGACGCCGGGCTCACCCCCGCCGACGTCGACGGCATGGTCACCTTCACCATGGACACCAGCCCCGAGATCACCGTCGCCCAGGCGGCCGGCATCGGCGAGCTGTCGTTCTTCTCCCGCGTGCACTACGGGGGCGGCGCCGCCTGCGCCACCGTCCAGCAGGCCGCCCTCGCCGTCGCCACCGGCGTCGCCGAGGTCGTCGTCTGCTACCGGGCGTTCAACGAGCGTTCCGGGCGCCGCTTCGGCTCCGGGGTGCAGCAGCGCGAGCCGTCCGCGGAGGGCGCGGCGCTCGGCTGGCAGCTCCCCTTCGGGCTGCTCACGCCCGCCTCCTGGGTGGCGATGATCGCCCAGCGCTACCTCCACACGTACGGGCTGACGCCGGAGGCCTTCGGCCACGTCGCCGTCACCGACCGCCGCCACGCGGCCCGCAACCCCGCCGCGTACTTCCACGGCAAGCCGATCACGCTGGAAGAGCACGCCGCCTCCCGCTGGATCGCCGAGCCGCTGCGGCTCCTCGACTGCTGCCAGGAGACCGACGGCGGCCAGGCCCTCGTCGTCACCTCCGTCGAGCGCGCCCGCGACCTGCGGCGCCCGCCCGCCGTGATCGTGGCCGCCGCCCAGGGCGCCGGGCGCAACCAGGAGGCGATGACCAGCTTCTACCGGGACGACCTGACCGGGCTCCCGGAGATGGGTGTGGTGGCCCGGCAGCTGTGGCGCACCTCGGGCCTCGCACCCGACGACATCGACGTGGGCATCCTCTACGACCACTTCACCCCCTTCGTGCTGATGCAGCTGGAGGAGTTCGGCTTCTGCGGGCCCGGGGAGGCGGCCGACTTCGTCGCGGCGGACGCGCTGCCGCTGAACACCCACGGGGGGCAGCTCGGGGAGGCGTACCTGCACGGTATGAACGGCATCGCGGAGGCGGTGCGGCAGATGCGCGGCACGTCCGTGAACCAGGTGCCGGGGGCGGCCAGGACTCTGGTCACGGCGGGCACCGGCGTTCCCACGTCCGGGTTGATCCTGGGCACGGACGGCTGA